Genomic DNA from Pseudomonas fitomaticsae:
GGCATTTCGTCGTCCGCATCGGTCTGCGGTTCACGAATGACCACCGCGACCTCGAGATACTCCATGCCCAGCGCCTTCAGCACGCGGTTCATCTGCGTGATGCCGGGCTCGCGGCGCTTGTTCAGCCAATGGCCGATACCGCCCTGGGACATGCCCACGCGTTCGCCGAGTTCGACTTGAGTGACTTTGAGTTCACTCATTTTGGCCTTGACCAATTCAATCCATTTATCCATGTGCGGCACCATACGTGGACGCCTGCGGCCGGCAAAACACATATTGTAGTATTTAAATTCTGGTCACAAATACCGATAGTACTATTCTTGAGTCACGGATTTGAATCGACCAAGGAGTGACCTTTCACAATGAACATCACCAGCAAAGACTTGCCCGACCTGGAAATGGACACCACCTTCACGTCCCCGCAAGGGTGCGCCGCTGCGCAACGGGCGTTGGACTATTACTTGAAACCAGCTGTGTCAGAACCGGAAGTGGATGAGCGCTTTTTCGGCGTGAACAGCAATCTGAGTGGCGAAGAATCCCTGGTCCACGCCTCCGATCTGCTGCGATGTGCAGCGGCTACGGCGTTCAAGGCGGCGGACGGCTTGCAGGGCGTTAGTCGGGATCTGGCGTTTTCGGTCGTGCATATGGTGGACATGGCGCGGGCGATGGTTGATCACTCGCTCGATGGCGCGGTTCGCTGAAGACGGGAGTTCGGACGGACGGGAAAGAATTTTCCAATCGCGCAGATAAAAACATTTGACTTGCAAATGATAATGATTATTATTGCAAGCAGCTGGTCGCGAGATCAGTCGATGGACCAGAGACCTTAGGTCGGTCTTCTGGACTATCTCCTCATCAGGCTAATCACGGTTTTTGACCCGGCTTTTTGCCGGGTCTTTTTTTTGCCAGTTTTCTGGCTTGTGGCTTCAGGCTAATGAAGTCTTTGGATGCCGCAAATTCGATGGCGCGGATAATATCAAAAGAATATTGCTTGGCAAGCAGACCCCGGCCACATTGGGGCAAAGTAATGCCAATTAGCACTTGAGAATCAATCGCACAGCCACTAAGCTGCATCCGCGTCATGGAGGACGCCCCCCGCCACAACCCGCAATTTCCCTCGGTTTCACCCCTGTCTTGCGTGTAAAGTAGCCGCCATAAAAATCATATTCAGGAACCGATTATGACCGTGGCCAAATCTTCGTTCGACATCAGCGCCAACTTCGACAGCGGCAACATCCAAGTCATCGACATCAGCAATCCGCTCAACCCGGTTCTGGCAATTCGGCCAGATACCCGCAGCGCTCATTTCCAGTGGTTCCACTTCAAGGCCAGCGGCCTGCACGTCCATCAGGAACACTGGTTCCGCCTGGTCAACGCCAGCCAGTCTTCCTACAACAAAGCCTGGACCGGCTATCAAGCGGTCGCTTCCTACGACCACGTCAACTGGTTCCGTATTCCGACCCAATTCGAAGGCGACAGCCTGCGCTTCTGCCTCGAAGCCGAGCAAACCCACGCCTGGTTCGCCTATTTCGAACCTTACAGCCGTGGCCGTCATGACTGGCTGATCGAGCAAGCGCTGACCAAGGCCGGCACCGAATTGCTGGCCACCGGTAAAAGCGTCGAAGGCCGCGACATCCAGCTGCTGCGCAAAGGCACTGGCGCCGAAGGTCGACGCAAGATCTGGATCATCGCCCAGCAACATCCCGGCGAGCACATGGCCGAGTGGTTCATGGAAGGCGTGATCGAACGCCTGGAACATCATGGCGATCCGGTGCTGAACAAACTGCTGGAAAGTGCCGATCTGTACCTGGTGCCGAACATGAACCCCGACGGCGCCTTCCACGGTCACTTGCGCACCAACGCCATGGGCCAGGACCTGAACCGCGCCTGGCAGAACGCCAGTCAGGAAATCAGCCCGGAAGTGCTTTTCGTACAGCAGCAGATGGAAAAGTACGGCGTCGATCTGTTCCTCGACGTACACGGTGACGAAGAAATCCCCCACGTGTTCACTGCCGGTTGCGAAGGCAACCCGGGCTACACCCCGCGGATCGAGAAACTCGAAGAGCACTTCCGCAGCCACCTGAAGCACACCACCAAAGACTTCCAGACCAAGTACGGTTACACCCGCGACGAACCGGGCCAGGCCAACATGACTCTGGCCTGCAACAGCGTCGGCCAGAAGTTCGACTGCCTGTCGCTGACCCTGGAGATGCCGTTCAAGGATCACGATGATGCACCGAACCCGCTCACCGGCTGGTCGGGCAAGCGTTCCATGCAACTGGGCAAGGACGTGCTGACCACCATCGCGGACATGGTCGACACCCTGCGCTGATCGCCCCCTGATTTTCGCTTCACGAAAGATCGCAGCCTGTCTGCGATCTTTTTTTTGCACTGACTTTTACCCAATCAGGTTGCAAATCAAAACTGGATTACTTACCGTCAATCAAGTTTCAACTTGAAACCTGAAAGGATCCGGGACATGAACACTGCAACACTCGATAAAGGTGTCGTGCTGCTTTTCGCCATCGCTTGTGGCCTCGCGGTGGGCAACGTGTATTACGCCCAGCCGCTGCTGGATGCGATGGCCGAGGCCTTCGGCCTGTCGCCGGGCAGCATCGGCATCGTCATGACGCTGACCCAGGTCGGCTACGGCCTCGGGCTTTTATTGCTGGTGCCCCTCGGCGACCTGCTCAACCGCCGGCGGCTGATCGTCACGCAAACGCTGTTGTCCGCCGCAGCCTTGCTGATGATTGCTCTGGCCTCGAACAGTGCCTGGCTGCTGATCGGGGTCACCCTGACCGGTCTGCTGGCCGTGGTCACCCAGGTGCTGGTCGCCTACGCCGCAACCCTCGCCGTCCCGGCACAACGCGGAAAGGTGGTCGGCGTGATCACCAGCGGCATCGTGGTCGGCATTCTGCTCGCACGCACGGTGGCGGGCGGCATGGCTGATCTGGCCGGCTGGCGCTCGATCTATCTGCTGTCGGCGGGATTGACGCTGGTGATGGCCGCGCTGCTGTTTCGGGTGTTGCCCAAAGATGAGGAAGAACGGCCGACTACCCGTTACGTGGCATTGATCGCCTCAGTGTTCAGTCTGTTTCGTGAGGAACCGGTGCTGCGCCAACGAGCGATCCTCGCCCTGCTCACCTTCGCCAGCGCCATGGTGCTGTGGACGCCGATGGTGTTGCCGCTGGCCGCCCCGCCGCTGTCGCTTTCCCACAGTGAAATCGGATTGTTCGGACTCGCCGGCGCGGCAGGCGCACTGGCCGCTGCCAGAGCCGGACATCTGGCGGATCGAGGATGGGGGCAATGGGTCAGCGGCCTGTCGCTGCTGCTGATGCTGGGCTCGTGGCTGCCGATCGCACTCACCCAGTCTTCGTTGTGGGCACTGCTGCTTGGTGTCATCACCCTGGATCTGGGCTTGCAGGCCGTGCACGTCACCAGCCAGAGCATGATCTATAGCGTCCGCCCACAGGCGCAGAGCCGACTGACCGCCGGCTACATGCTGTTTTACTCGATTGGCAGCGCCTTGGGCTCAATCGCCTCGACGGCCATGTACGCCTGGGCAGGATGGCCGGGCGTCTGCTGGCTGGGTGCCGCAATCAACATGGTCGCGTTGCTGTACTGGTGGCGAACGGCGGCCACACCGAAACGTGGCGAGGCTGCTTGCGCCCTCGCCACGTCGGACTGACACACGATCAACCGCGATTGCGTCCCCGCAGCATGCTGTCGAGCACCTCGTCGCGGCGCACCCAGCCATGGAACAGCGCCGCCGCCAGGTGCAGCAGCACGGTCAGGAACAACAGATACGCCAGATACCCATGAGCCTTGCGCAGCAACGCAAACACCTGCGCATCCGCCGGCACGATCGACGGCAATTGCAGCGACGTGCCGAGCATCACCGGATCCCCCGCCGCGCTGATCATCGCCCAACCCAGTAGCGGCAACATCAGCATCAGCGCATACAACAACAGATGAGAGGCCTTGGCCGCCATCACCTGCCAGCCCGGCAGATCCGCCGGCAGCGGCGGCTGACGAGTGCACAGTCGCACCAGAATGCGCACGATCACCAAAGCGAGTATCGCGATGCCCAATGGTTTGTGCAGATTGATCAGCCATTCATGCCGCGCCGACACCGAGGTCACCATGCCGGCGCCGATAAACAACATCGCGATGATCATCAACGCCATCAACCAGTGCAGCAACCGCGCCAGCGGATTGAAATGAGTCCGTTGCGTGCTCATGGGCGAGCCTCCTTTTTGCCGGTTGGCAGTTGGCTGACTTCGCTGGTGCGACGCAGGTAGGAATCGGCGTAACCGGCCGAGCGCGCGGCCAGCAAAGGATCGTCGGAACCCTGAATGCCGGCCGGCAGCACCAGCGGATCGTAATTGATATCACGGCATTCGCCGCTGAGCTGCGGCTGAGTCTTTTCCAGCACCAGGGTGCCGGCGTTCAACATCTTGCGACCGGCGGGCCAGGTCTTGCTCGCATCGTTCACCGGATCGTCGGCGTTGGCCAAGGTGATGTTCAACTGAAAGCGCAGCGGCCCTTCGGCCAGGCGTTGCACCAGGTCCTTTTCAAGGAAGTCGCTACCTTCGGGCGCAGTCGCGCCGGCAGCGTCCTGGGCCAGAGGCGTCATGCTCCAGCGTACCGCCTGCTTCTTGCCGCTGGCATCCACCAGGTAGAACGCATTGACGCTGTTGTAGGTTTCCGTCGCGTAACTGGCCGAAGGTTTTGCGGTTTTTATCCAGGTCAGAAACGGCACGGCTTCCGGGTGTGAGGCAAAAAATGCCGGCACCTTGGTCGGATCCGGTTTACCGGTGGCAGGATCCGGCGACTGCGCCTGCTGCAACTGATAGAACGCCTCGGGCGTGCCGACCGGGAACACCGGCATGCTGTTCATCCCGGTGCGCCACTGCTGGCCGTTGGCCTGAGTGAAACGCAGCGCCAGACTGCGGATCGGTACGGCGCTGTCCGGCGCATACGGACTGCCGGCCGGCAACGCAAAGCGCCCGACCACCGGGGTGCGCGGCTCATTGAACACTTGCGCGACAGAATACGAGCGAGCCTCGCCGCTGCTCTCGAAATGTCCGATCACGCAAACACCTTTGGCGTGATTGCGGCGAAAGCCGGGATGCACGCCGTTGTTCTTTTCCAGCACATCGACCAACGCTTTCGGCGTCAGGCGTTGTGGGTCAAATGAACCATGAACGTAGGCAAACGCCCCGGCCAGGGCTGCGACCACCACGGCGATACCGCCAAGACGCAACACCAGGCTCGCGGCACTCAGTGGCGGGCGTTGAGGCCCGCCGGGCGGTGAGCTGCGATCAACCATGAAAGACTCCAGGGCCATCGGCCATAGGGAAAGGTGCTATGAGACGCACGTCTCGTAGGATTATTCCCTCTGAACTGTAGTTTCTTTCATGCAGTGGCGTCGGAGTCCGATCGAGACTCGTTAAATCTGATCGAAACGCGGCTCGCGTTTTTCCAGAAACGCCTGCATGCCCTCCTTCTGTCCAAGTGTCGCGAACAGTCCGTGAAACGAGCGTCGTTCAAACAGAATGCCTTCGCGCAATCCCGACTCGGACGCCCGGTCCACCGCTTCCCGCGCAGCCCGTGTCGCCGTGCGGGGAAATCCGCCGATGCGCTGTGCAATGTCCATGGCCTGCTTCAACAAGTGATCGGCGTCTGTCACCCGCGACACCAACCCTGCCTGCTCGGCCTCACGGGCGGACATTGTGCGACCGGTCAGTATCATGTCCATGGCTTTGGCGCGGCCAATCAACCGGGTAAGGCGTTGTGTACCGCCCATGCCCGGCATCACCCCCAGAGTGATTTCCGGCAATGCGAACTTCGCGAACTCAGATGCCACGATCACGTCGCACATCATTGCCAATTCGCATCCCCCTCCGAATGCGAAGCCCGCCACCGCCGCGACTTTTGGCGTGCGCAGAGCGGCAAACGCATCCCATCCGGCGAAATGGTCTTCCTCGATCATTTCCAGGCAGGACTTTTCGTACATCTCCTTGATGTCGGCTCCCGCAGCAAAATAATCCCGGGTACCGGTGATGAGGAAACATCCGACACCCGGATCACTGTCCAGCGGTTGCAGGGTCTCCAGCATTTCGCGCATCAGTGATGTATCGAGCGCATTTCGTGCGTGCGGGCGGTTGAGGCGGATCTGTACTACGGGGCCGTGTCGTTCAATCAATAGGTTCATCGCAATCTCTTTGAATAGTGGAGTGAGTGGAAAAACGCCGACGCGCCGTCAGGAATCCCAGATCGCGCCGTAGGCCGGAATACCCCGGGATTCCATTTCCTCGACCACTCGCTCGGTCAGCTTCTGATTGGAAATACAGATCACCGCCTCCGCACCGTGGGTTCGAACGGCGGCATACGCCAGCGCTACCAGATCCGGTTTGCCCAACCGGTCGGTGTCCCAAATATGGGCGTCGGGTTGTGCCTGCAGGATTTCCTCCACCAGCGCATCACCATAGGTCGCGCGCGGGCTGCGGGTGGACCAGATCAGGTGAATCGGCACCTGCCCCGCCAGCAGATGCGGCAGCACCGGACCAATGCCACTGCCGGTGGCGACATACACCACCGACTTGAACAGGGTTTCGATATGGGCGACGCCTGCCGTGGTGATGCCCTTGACCCAGACATGGCTCGGCGGCTGTTCGATCAGTTCACCGGTCCAGTCACCGGCCCGGGAAATGATCAGGCGAAAACCGTCTTCGTCCGGTGCAGGAATATTGGCAAACGAGTGCCATTCCCACAGCGGATGGCGACTGATTGCGGTGGAAGATCCGGCGAACGGCGTGTGGTGATTGAACCGGGCAATCACCGCATGCGATGACGGTTTGACCAGCGTCACAGGCACCTTGCGCAGGCGCAACCAGGGCAAGGCAATGCTGAGCGTCAGGAGCGGCAGCATCCAGAATGAAACGGACGTCAACAGTACTTGCGCCAAGTCCGCGCCAGGATGACGATCCCGGGCAAACACCAGCGTCATGGCCCAGAACAGCAGCAGCGCAACCCAACCGGCGAACCGATGTGTGCGTTCGAAAGCGTTGTGAAACCGTGAGCGAATCCCCGGCAACGCCATGATCGCCATCAGCAGCAACACCCCCAGAAGCGCGGCACTGATAGCCAGCAACGTCAGCAAAACTCCACCTGTCCCCTCGGTCCTTTGCCAGATCATCGAACCGAGCAGCGCAACGAACCAAGCAATCGCGGCCATCGCCCCGCCACTGTGCAAACCGCCGAAGTGATAGACCTTGGCCAGCGAGCGACGAATCGCCAGCGGCCAGCTCGTGGGAGCACGCGTCGCCAGCCAGAACAGCAGATTGATCAGGTATTGCTGGCGAATCAGGATTGCCATCGACAGATTCGCCAATACCAGCTGCGACAATACCTCCAAGGCAACTCCCGAAGCTGACCACCACTGTCCGACAGTGATCCCGTACACCAGAGCCCCGAGGTTCGCCAGCAATACCAGCGCAACCAGGCGGTTGTAATGTGAAAACAGCGGCAGCGTTCCCAAGCGTTGCCAAAGCGGCGGTCGAGGCGGCAGGGTAAAAACGCTGTCGACTTCACTCATTGCCCCGCCTCCTGCGTGGCGGCAACGAGTTGTGTCTGATAAGCCTGTGCCCGTTCAAGCAACAAGCGTTTGTCGACCTTGCCCCTTGAAGTCAGCGGGATGTCGTCCACCGGCAGAATCATCGAAGGCACGCAGTAATAGGCCAGTCGTTCCTCGCAACGGCGTCGCGCCACATCGATGTCCGTGGATGCAGGGAAGACGAAAGCCACCAGATGACGGTTATCGAACTTCAAGGTCACCGCGCGCTCGCAGCCCGGCGCAGACTCCAGCACAGTCGACACCGAGTCCAGTTCAACGCGAAAGCCCCGGACTTTCACCTGATCGTCCACCCGGCCCAGGTGTTCCAGTTCGCCGTCAGCGGTCCAGCGACCCAGATCACGGGTTCGAAACATCATGCGACCCTGTCCCAAAAACGGATCGAGGCGGTATCGCTCGGCAGTCAGAGCAGGATTGCCCAGATACCCGGCCGTCACACAATCGCCACCGGCCCACATTTCGCCCTGCTCACCCGGCGCGCACAGTTGGCCCGTTTCATCCAGCACATACACGGTGTTGTTGGGCGTTGGCTTGCCGATCGTCAACGGGCCCGTGCCTCGGTAATGCTGCATGGTATTGACGATGGTGGTTTCTGTGGGGCCACAAGCATTGTAGAAATCGCAAAAGGACGCCCAGCGATCAGCCAGGGGCTGCGGGCACGGTTCGCCGGCCAGGGCCACCACCTTCACCTGACTGCAACGCTCCGGATCCAGCGTGGCGAGAATCGATGGGGTCGCGATCAGCACGTCACACTGCTCGGCGGTTTCGGCAATGTCCTTGCCCCGGATCAGCAGCGTCGCGCCATGGGCCAGGCACCCGAGGATTTCCCAGGCGGCCATGTCAAAGGCGATATTGAGAATCTGCCCGACGTTCATGCCCGGCCCCATGCCGAGATTGCCGGGGCTGGTCAGCAGAATGTTGCAGACATTGCGCTGGGTCACCCTGACACCGTTGGGCTGACCGGTCGTCCCGGACGTAAACAATACAAAACACAAGGCATCCGGTAACGAAATATCCTCCCCCACATTGACGTCATCGGCGGCCGAGCCCGGCGAGTCGATGAACGTATCCAGATGAATGCAATGTTGTCCGTCCGTCAGCGGAATCCCGTGGGCCAGCGTTGAAAGCGTCAACACCACCTGCGTCGAAGCAACCGACATGATGTGGCTCAGCTGCGTGGCCGGGGTGATGCCGACATGTTGGGGAATATAGGCCGCTCCCACCTTCAAGGTCGCGAGCATGCCCACCAGCATCGGGATCGAACGTTCGACAAACAGCGCCACGTGATCGCCCGGCGCTACGCCATGGCTTAACAACAATCTGGCCAACCGGTTGGCCTGACGGTTCAACTCGCCGTACGTGACGCTCTGCCCCTGAAAACGTGCGGCCACATGCTGCGGATGAGTCGCCGCCCGCACTTCGATCGCACGATGGATCAACAAAAACTCGGGCTCGGCCACCGGACCGCAGCCGAATGTCCGCCAGGAGTCAGGTACCGCGCTCGGTGTGGCTGGGGTATTCATTACGATTGCATGCATCTCAAACATCCCTTTTGCTCAAATCATCGTTTCAGCCGCTTCGGCCACCGATTGCCTGTTGGCGGTATCGGTGACTCTCCGCGCTTGTCGGACGGGTTGAGCCGGGAGATTTGAATCCATTACATGCACTACAGAACGCGGCGAACTTTCCTACGTCGCCAGTAATGAAATCTTTCAACTCCTGGAATGGAATAAGCTGTGTCGAGAAGCGTCTTTCCATCACTACCGCGCTTCTGGCCCAGAGCATGTCCCTGTCATGAATACACTCGACGAGCAATTACGCGATCTGATTCCCAGATTGCGCCGCTTCGCGCTTTCGCTGACACGCAACAGCAGCAGCGCCGACGACCTGGTACAGGCCAGCCTGGAGAAGGCGCTGTCGGGTTGGGGCGACAAACGCGCCGACGGCGATCTGCGCGCCTGGCTGTTTTCGATCCTGTACCGACAGTTTCTCGATGCGCATCGGCGTTCGCGGCGGTATGCGCGGATGCTCGAATTCTTCACCGGCCGCGATGACGCCGAGCCCTCGGTGGAACGCATCGTCATTGCCCAATCGACCTTGCAGGCCTTCGACCGACTGCCCACCGAACAGCGCGCGCTGCTACTGATGGTGTCGGTGGAAGGCCTGACCTATAAGGAGGTCGCCGAGATTCTCGACGTCCCCACCGGCACCGTGATGTCGCGCCTGTCCCGTGCTCGCCAGGCCCTGCGCCAGCTCAGCGACGGGGAAATCAGCAGCCCTTCCTTGCGGATACTCAAATGATCAGTCTGCCCCCCAACGAACGTGACCTGCACGCCTACGTCGACCACCAGCTCAGCGAGGCCGACCGACATGTAATGGAAACCTGGCTCGCCAGCCATCCGGACGAAGCGGCGCAGGTTCGCGCCTGGCAACAGGACGCCCAGCACCTGCGCGCCACCCTCGGCGGTGCCTTGCAACAACCGGCCAATCCGGACCTCGATCCGTCGCTGATTCGCCAGCGGCTCAAACGCCAATCGCGCCGCCAGTGGGCCAGCGCGGCGGTCCTGCTGATTGCCGTCAGCCTCGGCGGTGTCGGAGGCTGGAAGGCCCGGGACATGACCGTGTTTCATCCCCCGGCACCGATGACCGATGCCTTGCAGGCGTACCGTTTGATCGCCCAGCAAGGACTTCTGCCGGCGGACTACAAGGTCGATGGTGACGGCGACATCCAGCGCTGGCTCGACCGTTATTTCACTCAGGCCAATCGCCTGCCGGACCTGACGTCGGCCGGGTTTACGCCGGTCAGCGGTCGCCTGCTGAGCACCGATGAAGGCCCGGCGGCGATGGTGATGTATGAAGACCAGAGCGGGCACAAGGTCAGTTTCTACGTGCGTCCACCGGGACCGAAAAATACCTTCCTGCCCCGGGGCAGCCGCCAGGACGGGGATCTGCAGGCCGAGTACTGGTCCGGCAAGGGCTACAACTACGCGATGGTCAGCCCGACCGATACCCCGGCGGCGAAAATCCTCAAGCAATCCGTGAGTTTCTAGCCGCTTCAGAACCCCACATCCAGCACCACATTGTCCAGGTAGGTTCCGGCGGGCGGTGTGGTCTGGTCGGTGTAGATTTTCGCGTTGTAATTGAAGATCTGGCTGCCGGTGCCCAGCCCGTTGCCGGGGTTGACCTCGGCATCGCTGCTGGCCCGACGGGCCGCGCCGACACTGCCCCAACGGGTGGTGCCAGCACTTTTGAAAATGTCGTAGGCCAGATAGTTGCTGCCGGAAATCATCCGCCGCCGTCCGCCAACGCTGACCGCGTTCTGTCCGTCGTTCAAACCCACGGTATAGGCGCTGCCCTTGGTGCAGGCGAGGTTGATGGTCTGCCCGGTCACCGGGGTGAACGCGCTGACCACCGGCGCACTGCCGAAAGCGATGTTCGGCGCGGTGATGGTGCAGTCGTTGGACACCGTCAGGTTCACCGTCAGCGTCGTAGTGCCGCTGTTGATGTCGCGGCCCAGGCAAAGCCCGCCGACACCGATGCCCGAACAATAATTCCAGTTCCAGAAAATGCTCAGGGTCTCGGTATACGCGCCGGCCGCCACGTTGCTGCCGATGGTGGTACCGAAATACAGCGGAACGGTTTTCGGCACCGTGCCCCCCAGCAACCCCAGGGCATCGATGATGCCGTTGCGGGCGAAGTCATAGGCGGTGCCGCGCGTCAGCGGGTAACTGGTGCTGTTGTTGGCGTAGATCGTGTAACCGATCACGTCGCCGGTGGGCCCGAGCAAACCGCTTTGGGTCGAGGTGACGGTGGCCCAGAAATGATCATTGTTGGTCAACAGCGACAGCAGCGAACCGGTGCAACTCAAGCCTCCATTCAAGGTGGAACTGGGTTGCGAGGTGGTGCGCACGGCAATCGAACTGATGTTCCCGAACCCGGCCGGCGTGGTGGTGACCACCGAACACAGCGCCTGCGCCAGCCCCGGCAGCAGCAACAACAGCCACAGAGCAAGCCGCGCCCGGATCATTGGCACACCAACGGGCCGATCAGCGGCACTTCATCCTGCTGCAGATCGACGCTGAATTGCGCCTGGCAGGTCTTGCCGTCCGCGAGAGTCACCCGCAGCGAATTCTGCGCCTGGAGGTTTTCCAGATAGACCAGCCCGTCCCAGCCGACCACCGTCCGCGTGCCGCTCTGCTCATGCAGTACGCCACTGCCCAGCGGCAATTCCTTCTGCTGCGCATCCACCAGCACGATGCTCGCGGCGATCACCCGGCTCAGCGGAAACTCCAGCAGATAGCCGCTGCCCCGACGTACGGCAACACGTTGTTCGACATTCGGGCTGCGCACATTGGCCGGCAGGTTCAGCGGATCGATTTCGTACTTGCCGCGGTAATAGGCGCTGCTCCATGGCACCAGCAAGTGGCCGTTACGGTCGGTCTGGCCGACCTGCTGGTTCTCGTAGCGCACCGGAATGTCCGCGTAGCCGTCGGTGCTGACCACCACGAACGCATCGTCGATGCGGTTGGCGGCGAACACTTGATCGTCCATCCATACCAGCGAGCCGCTGGCATCGGCCCAACGGGTTTCGGCGTCGGACGTCCCATAGACGCCAGCCTGCAATTGCACCGATTGCAGACGCCAGGTCACATCAGCCTGACGGTAATCGGCGCCGTCGCCCTTGGCGTAGCCCAGATTGAAACCCACTCCGCCCTCGGACGGCACGGCGCGACTGTAGTTGACCCGCTGCTGTGTCTGCCCGGTCTTGCTGCGCTCGCTGCTGATGGCCAGGCTGCCGCGCAGGTCGAACGGAATCACCAGTTGCGCCTGCACCGCCCAGTTGCTGTCGCCGATTTCGCGGTTGGCCGACAAGTAGAAACTGCTGTTGCGCCATAGCGGTTTGCTCCAGCTCAGGTTGAGCAGCCGCGTGCGGGTTTCGTCTGCCGCGCGAATGTCGAAATACCCGACGCCGAGACTGCCCCAGCGTTCGAGGTTGAGGCTCAGGGTCGCCTGCTCACTGCGTTTGCTGAGTGTGGTGTAAGGGCTGTCGACCACGGTCAGGTCGGCGTAACGGTCGCGGCGTTGCAGACGCTGATAGGAAAAGCTGTAGCGTTGGCCGCTGTATTGATAACCGAGGCTCAATTGCTGACCGCCGTCGCCATCGAAACGGCTCTGGCTGATCGCGCTGTTGAGCACCCCGAAATTGCCCAGCCGCAAGTTGCCGCCCAGCCCGCCGAGGGTCAGGGAGTCCGCTGCTTCGGCGTGGCTTTCCAGAGTAAAGG
This window encodes:
- a CDS encoding Csu type fimbrial protein, which encodes MIRARLALWLLLLLPGLAQALCSVVTTTPAGFGNISSIAVRTTSQPSSTLNGGLSCTGSLLSLLTNNDHFWATVTSTQSGLLGPTGDVIGYTIYANNSTSYPLTRGTAYDFARNGIIDALGLLGGTVPKTVPLYFGTTIGSNVAAGAYTETLSIFWNWNYCSGIGVGGLCLGRDINSGTTTLTVNLTVSNDCTITAPNIAFGSAPVVSAFTPVTGQTINLACTKGSAYTVGLNDGQNAVSVGGRRRMISGSNYLAYDIFKSAGTTRWGSVGAARRASSDAEVNPGNGLGTGSQIFNYNAKIYTDQTTPPAGTYLDNVVLDVGF
- a CDS encoding fimbria/pilus outer membrane usher protein; its protein translation is MSPGWARRIQRPLWLMTGAWCLMFIHPSGAGELPPPPSGMEAVSDAQLFLELVVNQMNTGRVVAVEQRGGRLFLPASVLRDTGMKLPEEAGAEVDLDGLPGLHSDYDSVSQRLLLDVPPHWLPEQFIGNREVYPRTPALSSFGALFNYDLYLNDTDDAGTYLAAWNEVRVFDSWGTLSNTGQYRRTLSGDAVSTLDNGYLRYDTTWRYSDDERMLTYEAGDVVSGALPWSSSVRLGGVQFSRDFAVRPDLVTYPLPQFAGEAAVPSSVDLFINGYKSSSTDLQPGPYTLTNIPFINGAGEAVVVTTDALGRQVSTTVPFYVTSSLLQKGLSDFSVAAGTLRRDYGLKDFSYGPGVTSGSLRYGVSDTFTLESHAEAADSLTLGGLGGNLRLGNFGVLNSAISQSRFDGDGGQQLSLGYQYSGQRYSFSYQRLQRRDRYADLTVVDSPYTTLSKRSEQATLSLNLERWGSLGVGYFDIRAADETRTRLLNLSWSKPLWRNSSFYLSANREIGDSNWAVQAQLVIPFDLRGSLAISSERSKTGQTQQRVNYSRAVPSEGGVGFNLGYAKGDGADYRQADVTWRLQSVQLQAGVYGTSDAETRWADASGSLVWMDDQVFAANRIDDAFVVVSTDGYADIPVRYENQQVGQTDRNGHLLVPWSSAYYRGKYEIDPLNLPANVRSPNVEQRVAVRRGSGYLLEFPLSRVIAASIVLVDAQQKELPLGSGVLHEQSGTRTVVGWDGLVYLENLQAQNSLRVTLADGKTCQAQFSVDLQQDEVPLIGPLVCQ